The Deltaproteobacteria bacterium genome includes a window with the following:
- a CDS encoding NifB/NifX family molybdenum-iron cluster-binding protein produces the protein MKRSFFISLAIFFLCAVMVNAAELEKMKIAVAAGSKTAKASVSNMAAKCPYYLIFNNKGELTEVIDNPYKNASRSAGPSTANFLARRGVTIVVAGNFGSKMINTLKNNGITHFEFKGSVGDAVKRALEGKQ, from the coding sequence ATGAAAAGATCATTTTTTATAAGTCTTGCAATATTTTTTCTTTGTGCAGTTATGGTCAATGCTGCCGAGCTGGAAAAGATGAAAATCGCGGTTGCGGCCGGTAGTAAAACTGCAAAAGCATCTGTAAGCAATATGGCTGCTAAATGTCCTTATTATCTTATCTTTAATAACAAAGGGGAATTGACCGAGGTTATTGATAACCCTTACAAGAATGCAAGTCGTAGCGCCGGGCCTTCAACAGCAAATTTCCTTGCCCGGAGAGGCGTTACTATAGTAGTTGCCGGAAACTTTGGCTCGAAAATGATTAATACACTGAAAAACAACGGCATAACTCATTTTGAATTTAAGGGCAGTGTGGGTGATGCTGTGAAAAGGGCTTTAGAGGGGAAGCAGTAA
- a CDS encoding outer membrane lipoprotein-sorting protein codes for MRKIIIVVLLLLLALPALAVDGNSVLLQVDRNLNPDSYESYKKLINIEPSGKKKEFVLFTVKKGKDKVAAIFISPASEKGRSTLRLDENMWLYIPNVGKPIRITSLQSVVGGVFNNSDILRLDYSSEYNVEKMEDVGDEYILHLKAKTRTVAYDKLKMWVHKEKLVPVRIECLTETSMLVKTIYYKNVKDFGGGIVRPSVIETDSPLYRGYKSVMIFAKIKARELNDEVFTMTFMPNLESLR; via the coding sequence ATGCGAAAAATCATAATAGTCGTATTGCTGCTGCTCCTGGCCTTGCCAGCACTTGCAGTAGACGGAAACAGTGTTCTCCTACAGGTTGACAGAAACCTGAACCCCGATTCTTACGAATCATATAAAAAACTGATCAATATCGAACCCAGCGGCAAAAAAAAGGAATTCGTACTATTCACTGTAAAGAAGGGAAAAGATAAGGTGGCTGCCATATTTATTTCACCGGCAAGCGAAAAGGGGAGAAGCACTCTCCGTCTGGATGAAAACATGTGGCTTTATATCCCGAATGTGGGAAAGCCGATCCGTATCACCAGTCTCCAGTCTGTGGTCGGCGGCGTGTTCAACAACTCCGACATACTGCGACTCGACTATTCGTCTGAATACAATGTAGAAAAGATGGAGGATGTCGGCGATGAATACATCCTGCACCTGAAGGCAAAAACCAGGACTGTTGCCTATGACAAGCTGAAGATGTGGGTCCATAAGGAAAAACTCGTTCCCGTCAGGATCGAATGTCTTACCGAAACCTCCATGCTCGTGAAAACCATCTACTATAAAAATGTCAAAGATTTCGGCGGCGGAATCGTGCGACCGTCGGTAATCGAAACGGACAGTCCCCTTTACAGGGGATACAAGTCCGTCATGATCTTCGCGAAGATCAAGGCACGAGAGCTGAATGACGAGGTCTTTACCATGACCTTTATGCCGAATCTCGAGTCACTCCGCTGA